One region of Primulina tabacum isolate GXHZ01 chromosome 1, ASM2559414v2, whole genome shotgun sequence genomic DNA includes:
- the LOC142516566 gene encoding uncharacterized protein LOC142516566 isoform X1: MELEAYHRICIMDDMSSDFDRLEHARRTAEATYAKFPLDADNLTRWGRVLLELAQFHRCPECKKMVLDDAISKLEEALEVDRRKHDALWALGNGYTSKAAQYYEQAAQLEPSNELYKKSSEVAAKVPELHLEFHKHGFSQQALGPDPSAPTSTKGSPDRYIYRCCKSCARKRQTIYLPQEMVFEFLSHLPAQVLLDVMMHVSNDWNLVVHSRAFTQHHLRNSTSGILIQEWMSPYNAIYVEMRRGCLEISKLDYMFKDVARTSCNGLVLLPDPVEHPPILHVVNPLTKQQTVLPRYLHDTKDHVVFGLAFVEASMEYKVVCVYPEESFCLRTHIYVLTVGVDKAWRSIDIKQLLHRNERDGVHCGPLVTGGYVSWIGESFVLTLNVETEAVCRFLAPQLSGKIGKFLAMGSKLSFVSRNRKCMRDVWEMNPKTGEVTMILRFDLKPVRRRFADSFKVKDMRSVVPICWLVVREVLLYSHGFATRHYVAYNVKTGEIQSIELGSCAKKHHFEAHVNSLVSLEGF; encoded by the exons ATGGAACTCGAAGCTTATCATAGAATTTGCATCATGGATGATATGTCTAGCGATTTCGATCGTCTCGAGCACGCTCGCAGAACCGCCGAAGCTACCTACGCAAAATTTCCCCTCGATGCTGAT AATTTGACTAGATGGGGCAGGGTGTTACTGGAGTTAGCGCAGTTTCACAGATGCCCGGAGTGCAAGAAGATGGTTCTAG ATGATGCTATATCCAAGTTAGAGGAGGCACTGGAGGTTGACCGAAGAAAGCATGACGCTCTTTGGGCCCTTGGGAATGGATATACATCTAAGGCAGCTCAATACTATGAGCAAGCAGCGCAACTG GAACCATCGAACGAACTTTATAAGAAATCTTCAGAAGTGGCAGCAAAG GTTCCTGAGTTGCATTTGGAGTTCCACAAGCATGGTTTCTCTCAGCAGGCTCTGGGACCAGACCCTTCTGCACCTACAAGTACAAAG GGGTCCCCCGACCGTTACATTTACCGTTGCTGCAAGAGTTGTGCGAGGAAGAGGCAAACCATATATCTTCCTCAAGAAATGGTTTTCGAATTTCTTTCTCATCTTCCGGCTCAGGTCTTACTTGATGTGATGATGCATGTTTCCAATGATTGGAACCTTGTCGTCCATTCCCGAGCTTTCACCCAGCACCATCTTCGGAATTCAACTAGTGGAATCCTAATCCAGGAATGGATGTCGCCCTACAATGCGATTTATGTGGAAATGCGAAGGGGTTGTCTGGAGATATCTAAGCTTGACTACATGTTTAAAGATGTAGCGCGGACTAGCTGTAACGGTTTAGTATTGCTCCCTGATCCCGTAGAGCATCCTCCTATTCTTCATGTTGTTAATCCCTTAACAAAGCAGCAGACCGTTCTTCCTCGATATTTGCATGATACAAAAGACCATGTAGTTTTTGGTTTAGCATTTGTTGAAGCTTCCATGGAGTATAAAGTGGTATGTGTGTATCCTGAAGAATCCTTTTGTCTGAGGACGCATATTTATGTGCTAACTGTTGGAGTCGATAAAGCTTGGAGAAGCATTGACATAAAACAATTACTTCACAGAAATGAGAGAGATGGTGTCCATTGTGGTCCGTTGGTTACTGGAGGCTATGTAAGCTGGATAGGGGAAAGTTTTGTTTTGACGTTGAATGTTGAGACTGAAGCCGTTTGCCGTTTCCTTGCTCCTCAATTGTCAGGTAAAATCGGAAAATTTTTGGCGATGGGAAGTAAGCTATCCTTTGTTTCTCGGAACCGCAAGTGTATGAGGGATGTTTGGGAAATGAATCCCAAAACTGGGGAAGTAACTATGATTcttagatttgatttgaaacCAGTGAGACGTAGATTTGCGGACTCGTTCAAGGTCAAGGATATGAGATCAGTAGTTCCCATTTGTTGGTTAGTCGTTAGGGAGGTGTTGCTCTACTCTCATGGGTTCGCCACGAGGCATTACGTAGCTTATAATGTTAAAACAGGAGAGATTCAGTCGATTGAGCTGGGCAGCTGTGCAAAAAAGCACCATTTTGAAGCCCATGTGAACAGCTTGGTCTCGTTGGAAGGATTTTAA
- the LOC142516566 gene encoding uncharacterized protein LOC142516566 isoform X2 translates to MELEAYHRICIMDDMSSDFDRLEHARRTAEATYAKFPLDADNLTRWGRVLLELAQFHRCPECKKMVLDDAISKLEEALEVDRRKHDALWALGNGYTSKAAQYYEQAAQLEPSNELYKKSSEVAAKFHKHGFSQQALGPDPSAPTSTKGSPDRYIYRCCKSCARKRQTIYLPQEMVFEFLSHLPAQVLLDVMMHVSNDWNLVVHSRAFTQHHLRNSTSGILIQEWMSPYNAIYVEMRRGCLEISKLDYMFKDVARTSCNGLVLLPDPVEHPPILHVVNPLTKQQTVLPRYLHDTKDHVVFGLAFVEASMEYKVVCVYPEESFCLRTHIYVLTVGVDKAWRSIDIKQLLHRNERDGVHCGPLVTGGYVSWIGESFVLTLNVETEAVCRFLAPQLSGKIGKFLAMGSKLSFVSRNRKCMRDVWEMNPKTGEVTMILRFDLKPVRRRFADSFKVKDMRSVVPICWLVVREVLLYSHGFATRHYVAYNVKTGEIQSIELGSCAKKHHFEAHVNSLVSLEGF, encoded by the exons ATGGAACTCGAAGCTTATCATAGAATTTGCATCATGGATGATATGTCTAGCGATTTCGATCGTCTCGAGCACGCTCGCAGAACCGCCGAAGCTACCTACGCAAAATTTCCCCTCGATGCTGAT AATTTGACTAGATGGGGCAGGGTGTTACTGGAGTTAGCGCAGTTTCACAGATGCCCGGAGTGCAAGAAGATGGTTCTAG ATGATGCTATATCCAAGTTAGAGGAGGCACTGGAGGTTGACCGAAGAAAGCATGACGCTCTTTGGGCCCTTGGGAATGGATATACATCTAAGGCAGCTCAATACTATGAGCAAGCAGCGCAACTG GAACCATCGAACGAACTTTATAAGAAATCTTCAGAAGTGGCAGCAAAG TTCCACAAGCATGGTTTCTCTCAGCAGGCTCTGGGACCAGACCCTTCTGCACCTACAAGTACAAAG GGGTCCCCCGACCGTTACATTTACCGTTGCTGCAAGAGTTGTGCGAGGAAGAGGCAAACCATATATCTTCCTCAAGAAATGGTTTTCGAATTTCTTTCTCATCTTCCGGCTCAGGTCTTACTTGATGTGATGATGCATGTTTCCAATGATTGGAACCTTGTCGTCCATTCCCGAGCTTTCACCCAGCACCATCTTCGGAATTCAACTAGTGGAATCCTAATCCAGGAATGGATGTCGCCCTACAATGCGATTTATGTGGAAATGCGAAGGGGTTGTCTGGAGATATCTAAGCTTGACTACATGTTTAAAGATGTAGCGCGGACTAGCTGTAACGGTTTAGTATTGCTCCCTGATCCCGTAGAGCATCCTCCTATTCTTCATGTTGTTAATCCCTTAACAAAGCAGCAGACCGTTCTTCCTCGATATTTGCATGATACAAAAGACCATGTAGTTTTTGGTTTAGCATTTGTTGAAGCTTCCATGGAGTATAAAGTGGTATGTGTGTATCCTGAAGAATCCTTTTGTCTGAGGACGCATATTTATGTGCTAACTGTTGGAGTCGATAAAGCTTGGAGAAGCATTGACATAAAACAATTACTTCACAGAAATGAGAGAGATGGTGTCCATTGTGGTCCGTTGGTTACTGGAGGCTATGTAAGCTGGATAGGGGAAAGTTTTGTTTTGACGTTGAATGTTGAGACTGAAGCCGTTTGCCGTTTCCTTGCTCCTCAATTGTCAGGTAAAATCGGAAAATTTTTGGCGATGGGAAGTAAGCTATCCTTTGTTTCTCGGAACCGCAAGTGTATGAGGGATGTTTGGGAAATGAATCCCAAAACTGGGGAAGTAACTATGATTcttagatttgatttgaaacCAGTGAGACGTAGATTTGCGGACTCGTTCAAGGTCAAGGATATGAGATCAGTAGTTCCCATTTGTTGGTTAGTCGTTAGGGAGGTGTTGCTCTACTCTCATGGGTTCGCCACGAGGCATTACGTAGCTTATAATGTTAAAACAGGAGAGATTCAGTCGATTGAGCTGGGCAGCTGTGCAAAAAAGCACCATTTTGAAGCCCATGTGAACAGCTTGGTCTCGTTGGAAGGATTTTAA